A genomic window from Chitinophaga pollutisoli includes:
- a CDS encoding SDR family oxidoreductase: MKIVVIGGTGLIGSKTVERLRQEGHEVIAASPASGVNTITGEGLSEALQGTDVVIDVANSPSFEDNAVMEFFKTSGSNLLSAEEKAGVKHHIALSVVGTERLQESGYFRAKAAQEDLIKKSGIPYSIVHSTQFFEFLGGIVASAAQGENIHLSPAAIQPIASDDVAAAVADVATGKPVNGTVEIAGPEKVSLSALAARYLSEVNDSRTVISDVNARYFGAMLNDQSLVPGPGAQPRIGKTDFATWFATRPAKQ; encoded by the coding sequence ATGAAAATCGTAGTCATCGGCGGAACCGGCCTTATCGGCTCCAAAACCGTGGAACGCCTCCGCCAGGAAGGCCATGAAGTAATCGCCGCCTCGCCCGCATCCGGCGTTAACACCATTACCGGGGAAGGTTTGTCCGAAGCCCTGCAGGGAACGGACGTTGTGATCGACGTGGCCAATTCGCCCTCGTTCGAAGACAACGCCGTGATGGAGTTCTTCAAAACTTCCGGCAGCAACCTGCTTTCCGCGGAAGAAAAAGCTGGCGTAAAGCATCACATCGCACTGTCGGTCGTAGGTACGGAACGCCTACAGGAAAGCGGGTATTTCCGCGCTAAAGCCGCTCAGGAAGACCTCATCAAAAAGTCGGGCATTCCTTACTCCATCGTCCATTCCACCCAGTTCTTCGAATTCCTCGGCGGCATCGTGGCTTCCGCGGCGCAAGGTGAAAATATCCACCTCTCGCCTGCCGCCATCCAGCCCATCGCGTCCGACGACGTGGCGGCGGCTGTTGCAGACGTAGCCACCGGCAAACCGGTAAATGGCACCGTTGAAATCGCGGGCCCGGAGAAAGTAAGCTTGTCGGCCCTCGCGGCCCGCTACCTCAGCGAAGTGAACGATTCCCGCACGGTGATTTCCGACGTCAACGCCCGTTATTTCGGCGCGATGCTGAACGACCAATCGCTGGTACCCGGCCCCGGCGCGCAGCCGCGTATCGGCAAAACCGATTTCGCCACCTGGTTCGCCACACGCCCGGCAAAGCAATAA